In the genome of Polaribacter atrinae, one region contains:
- the mutL gene encoding DNA mismatch repair endonuclease MutL: protein MSDIIQLLPDHVANQIAAGEVVQRPASVVKELLENAIDAGSTNIKLLLKDAGKTLIQVIDNGKGMSTTDARMSFERHATSKIQKAEDLFNLNTKGFRGEALASIAAIAHVELKTKQDSEELGTCIKIEGSKIVSQDFISTSKGTSIAVKNLFYNIPARRNFLKSDTVETRHIIDEFQRVALAHPNIAFLMHHNDNEVYHLKSSNLRKRIVSVFGTKMNEKLVPINEQTDIVGIEGFVAKPEFSKRKRGEQFFFVNDRFIKSSYLNHAVVNAFDGLLEQGSHPSYFLYLTVPANTIDINIHPTKTEIKFDNEKALYAMLRATVKHSLGQYNVAPVLDFNRDANLDTPYHFNSKPKSTATPRISVDPDFNPFKEEANKEIHTPFKREEPKTESWESLYTSVADTEEEKQSELFDNQQEIKTQKTFQIQRKYLLSSIKSGVVLINQSLAHQRILYEDFLESITVKEANSQQLLFPVKISYTSAEIEMIYTIKTELENAGFSFDEFTKDSVTIKGIPVSVTESKITIILEELLSDIDLEVPDANYSHFDVMAKSFAKTLSIKTGTQLSEREQEGLVNDLFSCKEPNVSPFGKPTFKTLTLNEIDNLFNS from the coding sequence ATGTCGGATATTATTCAATTATTACCAGATCATGTTGCGAATCAAATTGCTGCAGGAGAAGTCGTTCAACGCCCTGCTTCTGTTGTAAAAGAATTGCTAGAAAACGCCATAGATGCTGGATCAACTAATATAAAACTTTTATTAAAAGATGCTGGTAAAACGTTAATTCAAGTAATTGATAACGGAAAAGGAATGAGCACTACAGACGCTAGAATGAGTTTTGAGCGTCATGCAACTTCTAAAATACAAAAAGCAGAAGACTTATTTAACCTAAACACAAAAGGTTTTAGAGGAGAAGCTTTAGCATCTATTGCTGCCATTGCCCATGTAGAATTAAAAACAAAACAAGACAGCGAAGAATTAGGTACTTGCATAAAAATTGAAGGAAGTAAAATTGTATCACAAGATTTTATTTCTACCAGTAAAGGAACCAGTATTGCTGTAAAGAACTTGTTTTACAACATTCCTGCAAGAAGAAATTTTTTAAAATCGGATACTGTTGAAACCCGTCATATTATAGATGAATTTCAAAGAGTTGCTTTAGCGCATCCAAATATTGCTTTTTTAATGCATCATAATGATAATGAAGTATATCATTTAAAAAGCAGTAATTTAAGAAAACGAATTGTTAGTGTTTTTGGCACTAAAATGAATGAAAAGTTAGTTCCTATAAACGAGCAAACAGATATTGTAGGTATCGAAGGTTTTGTTGCAAAACCAGAATTCTCTAAAAGAAAAAGAGGAGAACAATTCTTTTTTGTAAATGATCGTTTTATAAAAAGTTCATACTTAAATCATGCAGTTGTAAATGCTTTTGATGGATTATTAGAACAAGGTTCGCATCCCTCCTATTTTTTATATTTAACCGTGCCTGCAAATACAATTGACATTAACATTCATCCTACAAAAACGGAAATAAAGTTTGATAATGAAAAAGCATTGTATGCCATGTTAAGAGCCACGGTAAAACATAGTTTAGGGCAATACAACGTAGCACCAGTTTTAGATTTTAATAGAGATGCAAATTTAGATACTCCGTATCATTTTAATTCAAAACCAAAATCTACAGCTACTCCTAGAATCTCTGTTGATCCAGACTTTAATCCGTTTAAAGAAGAAGCAAATAAAGAAATTCATACGCCATTTAAAAGAGAAGAACCAAAAACAGAAAGTTGGGAATCTTTATATACTTCTGTGGCAGATACTGAAGAAGAAAAACAGTCTGAATTATTTGACAATCAGCAAGAAATAAAAACACAAAAAACATTTCAAATTCAACGAAAATATTTATTGAGTTCTATAAAATCTGGAGTGGTTTTAATCAATCAATCCTTAGCACATCAACGTATTTTATACGAAGATTTTCTAGAAAGTATTACTGTAAAAGAAGCCAATAGCCAACAATTATTATTTCCGGTTAAGATCTCTTATACATCTGCAGAAATAGAAATGATTTATACAATTAAAACCGAATTAGAAAATGCAGGTTTTTCTTTTGATGAATTTACCAAAGACAGTGTTACTATAAAAGGAATTCCGGTTTCTGTTACAGAGAGTAAAATAACTATTATATTAGAAGAGTTATTAAGTGATATCGATTTAGAAGTACCAGATGCTAATTATAGTCATTTTGATGTAATGGCAAAATCATTTGCAAAAACATTATCTATAAAAACAGGTACACAACTTTCTGAAAGAGAACAAGAAGGACTAGTAAATGATTTATTTTCTTGTAAAGAGCCTAATGTTTCTCCTTTTGGAAAACCAACTTTTAAAACATTAACATTAAACGAAATAGACAATCTATTTAACAGTTAA
- the gldI gene encoding gliding motility-associated peptidyl-prolyl isomerase GldI, translating to MKINFLILASILCLGCAKVEPRRPINPTNSTTILKETIEESIKLNALEEDKIIDVIKKDSTKTYQVSPNGFWYAYINKIEEDTPTPKVGDIATITYNITDLQGTVIYSEAELGTKEYKVDKEDFISALQVGIKLMKVGETITFVIPSYSAFGISGDGNKIGINQSIKSTVTLININK from the coding sequence ATGAAAATTAATTTTTTAATTCTTGCGTCAATCCTGTGTTTGGGTTGTGCAAAAGTAGAACCTAGAAGACCAATAAATCCTACAAACTCTACAACCATATTAAAAGAAACCATAGAGGAGTCTATAAAGTTAAATGCTTTAGAAGAGGATAAGATTATAGATGTCATTAAAAAAGATTCTACAAAAACGTATCAAGTTTCGCCTAATGGTTTTTGGTATGCTTATATCAACAAAATAGAAGAGGATACACCAACTCCTAAAGTAGGAGATATTGCAACAATAACTTATAATATAACTGATTTACAAGGGACTGTCATATACAGTGAAGCAGAATTAGGAACAAAAGAATACAAAGTAGATAAAGAAGATTTTATTTCTGCACTTCAAGTAGGAATAAAGTTGATGAAAGTTGGAGAAACCATTACATTTGTCATTCCGTCTTACAGTGCATTTGGTATTTCTGGAGATGGAAATAAAATTGGAATCAATCAATCAATTAAAAGTACAGTAACATTAATCAATATAAATAAGTAA
- a CDS encoding nucleoside-diphosphate kinase has translation MATNRTFTMLKPDAVENGHTGAILEKINAAGFRIVALKKTQMTKADAETFYAVHNERPFFGELVEFMTRGPIVAAILEKENAVEDFRTLIGATNPADAAEGTIRKLYATSMGENAVHGSDSDENAEIEGNFHFSGRDQF, from the coding sequence ATGGCAACAAATAGAACATTTACAATGCTTAAACCAGATGCTGTAGAAAACGGACATACTGGCGCTATCTTAGAAAAAATTAATGCTGCAGGATTTAGAATTGTAGCTTTAAAGAAAACTCAAATGACAAAAGCAGATGCAGAAACTTTTTATGCTGTGCATAACGAGCGTCCGTTTTTTGGTGAGTTAGTAGAATTCATGACACGCGGACCAATTGTAGCTGCAATCTTAGAAAAAGAAAATGCTGTAGAAGATTTTAGAACCTTAATTGGAGCTACAAATCCAGCAGATGCTGCAGAAGGAACTATTAGAAAATTATACGCAACTTCTATGGGAGAAAATGCTGTGCATGGTTCTGATTCTGATGAAAATGCAGAAATTGAAGGAAACTTTCACTTTTCTGGAAGAGACCAATTTTAA
- the recF gene encoding DNA replication/repair protein RecF (All proteins in this family for which functions are known are DNA-binding proteins that assist the filamentation of RecA onto DNA for the initiation of recombination or recombinational repair.) produces MYLQKISLLNFKNIESQTFDFQQKINCFVGNNGIGKTNVLDAIYYLSFTKSYFNSVAVQNIRHGEGFFMIEGDYLLNDRNEKIVCSLKKGQKKVLKRNGKSYEKFSEHIGQLPLVIISPADRDLVTEGSDTRRKFIDGVISQQNKSYLKDLLSYNKVLTQRNALLKYFAANRTFDALNLSVYDEQLSDFGTRIYEVRKSFLEGFIPIFNEKYQTISGDKEHVNLVYKSQLHDFSMKHLLEKSLVKDKIIQYTTSGIHKDDLSFDIGEYPIKKFGSQGQQKSYLIALKLAQFEFIKQQSNVTPILLLDDIFDKLDENRVSQIIDLVNNDEFGQIFITDTHFERTENILKQGSKEYQIFKL; encoded by the coding sequence ATGTATTTACAGAAAATTTCTTTACTTAATTTTAAAAATATAGAGTCGCAAACTTTTGATTTTCAGCAGAAAATAAATTGTTTTGTGGGTAATAATGGTATCGGAAAAACAAATGTTTTAGACGCTATTTATTACTTGTCTTTTACAAAAAGTTACTTTAATTCAGTCGCAGTTCAGAATATTAGGCATGGTGAAGGTTTTTTTATGATAGAAGGAGACTATCTTTTAAATGATAGAAATGAGAAAATTGTTTGTAGTCTAAAAAAAGGTCAAAAGAAGGTTTTAAAGAGAAATGGAAAAAGTTACGAGAAGTTTTCTGAACATATTGGACAGCTACCATTGGTTATTATTTCTCCTGCAGATAGAGATTTGGTTACAGAAGGGAGTGATACAAGAAGAAAATTTATTGACGGCGTAATTTCTCAACAAAATAAAAGCTACTTAAAAGATTTGTTGTCTTATAATAAGGTGTTAACTCAAAGAAATGCGTTGTTAAAGTATTTTGCAGCAAATAGAACTTTTGATGCTTTAAATTTAAGTGTGTATGATGAACAGCTTTCTGATTTTGGAACTCGTATTTATGAAGTTAGAAAAAGTTTCTTAGAAGGTTTTATTCCGATTTTTAATGAAAAATATCAAACAATTTCTGGTGATAAAGAACATGTCAATTTGGTTTATAAGAGTCAGTTGCATGATTTTTCTATGAAGCACTTATTAGAGAAATCATTGGTAAAAGATAAGATTATACAGTACACCACTTCAGGTATACATAAAGACGATTTAAGTTTTGATATTGGCGAGTATCCTATTAAAAAATTTGGTTCACAAGGGCAGCAAAAGTCATATTTAATCGCTTTAAAGTTAGCTCAGTTTGAGTTTATTAAACAACAATCTAATGTGACTCCTATTTTATTGTTAGATGATATTTTTGATAAATTAGATGAAAACAGGGTTTCTCAAATTATAGATTTGGTGAATAATGATGAATTTGGACAAATATTTATTACAGATACTCATTTTGAAAGAACAGAGAATATCTTAAAACAAGGAAGTAAAGAATATCAGATTTTTAAATTATAG
- a CDS encoding DUF721 domain-containing protein produces the protein MAKRENDSFSIEDLMKTFIKENNLSKGMQKIKIEETWIKMMGPGVANHTTSVKLQNKTLVIQLTSSVLREELSYGKDKIVKMMNEEIGDDVISKLMLV, from the coding sequence ATGGCAAAAAGAGAAAATGATTCCTTTTCTATAGAAGATTTAATGAAAACTTTTATCAAGGAAAACAACTTGAGTAAAGGAATGCAAAAAATTAAAATTGAAGAAACTTGGATTAAGATGATGGGACCGGGTGTTGCCAATCATACTACTTCTGTAAAATTGCAAAATAAAACATTGGTTATTCAGTTAACGTCTTCTGTTTTACGTGAAGAGTTAAGCTACGGAAAAGATAAGATTGTAAAAATGATGAATGAAGAAATTGGCGATGATGTAATTTCTAAATTGATGTTAGTATAG
- a CDS encoding DHH family phosphoesterase, whose amino-acid sequence MILKGFEELKGFLGKSRNIVIVGHRNPDGDAMGSTLALKHYLDKKGHNATVVVPNEYPEFLHWLPGSETTYRFDWQNNQSQKAINASELIFLLDFNTLHRVGSDMQKTLEKYPNDFAMIDHHQQPDDVKYMYSDVTICSTSQMVYQFIEMNNDLDLIDAAIATCLYTGIMTDTGSFRFRSTTSTTHRIIAALIDKGAENDKIHNNVYDANSYNRLLLLGQALSNLQILPTYNTAYITLSSEEKKRFDFQKGDTEGVVNYALSLKGIVFAAIFIEDNEQGLVKISFRSKGAFSVNKFSRNHFSGGGHDNAAGGRSDVSMAETVTKFVSLLPQYQKELEASYEN is encoded by the coding sequence ATGATTTTAAAAGGATTTGAAGAGTTAAAGGGCTTTCTTGGTAAATCGAGAAATATTGTAATTGTAGGGCATAGAAATCCGGATGGAGATGCTATGGGCTCTACATTGGCTTTAAAACATTATTTAGATAAAAAAGGACACAATGCAACTGTTGTTGTGCCAAATGAATATCCAGAATTTTTACATTGGTTACCAGGTTCAGAGACAACATATCGTTTCGATTGGCAAAACAATCAATCTCAAAAAGCGATAAATGCATCAGAGCTTATTTTTCTTTTAGATTTTAATACGTTGCATAGAGTAGGTTCTGATATGCAAAAAACGTTAGAAAAATATCCAAATGATTTTGCGATGATAGATCATCATCAACAACCAGATGATGTAAAATATATGTATTCTGATGTTACTATTTGCTCAACTAGCCAAATGGTGTATCAGTTTATAGAGATGAATAATGATTTAGACTTAATTGATGCAGCAATTGCTACTTGTTTATATACAGGTATCATGACAGATACTGGGTCTTTTCGTTTTAGATCTACCACAAGTACAACGCACAGAATTATTGCAGCTTTAATTGATAAAGGTGCAGAAAACGATAAAATACATAATAATGTATATGATGCTAACTCTTATAATAGATTACTACTATTAGGGCAAGCATTAAGTAATTTACAAATTTTACCAACGTATAATACCGCTTATATTACGTTATCTTCTGAAGAAAAAAAGAGATTCGATTTTCAAAAAGGAGATACAGAAGGTGTTGTAAATTATGCACTTTCTTTAAAAGGAATTGTTTTTGCTGCAATTTTTATAGAAGATAACGAGCAAGGACTTGTAAAAATATCTTTCCGTTCTAAAGGAGCTTTTTCTGTAAATAAGTTTTCTAGAAATCATTTTTCTGGAGGCGGACATGACAATGCTGCCGGAGGAAGATCTGATGTGTCAATGGCAGAAACAGTGACCAAATTTGTAAGTTTATTACCACAATATCAAAAAGAATTAGAAGCTTCTTATGAAAATTAA
- a CDS encoding rhomboid family intramembrane serine protease: MNTKLTDAIKHLIIINVILFVAPQLLKLDFTNILALHFPKNEHFGIWQYITHMFMHGGFSHILFNMYGLWAFGTPLEQIWGKKKFIFFYFSAGIGAGIIYTLVNYYQFNGIYELFIDAGLNNSEVLSILKSGSTNDARVIGAISQDQFNQITSLYNTPAVGASGAVYGVLVAFGLYFKDAKLALIFFPVPIAAKYFIPVMILGDLFFGMTKYSIGNIAHFAHVGGALIGFIIAWYWKKNEFKTY, encoded by the coding sequence ATGAATACTAAACTTACAGATGCCATAAAACATTTAATTATTATAAATGTAATTTTATTTGTTGCACCACAACTTTTAAAATTAGATTTTACAAATATTTTGGCTTTACATTTTCCTAAAAATGAACATTTCGGAATTTGGCAATACATAACGCACATGTTTATGCATGGTGGTTTTAGTCATATTTTATTTAACATGTATGGTCTATGGGCTTTTGGTACACCTTTAGAACAAATATGGGGGAAAAAGAAGTTTATATTTTTCTATTTTTCCGCAGGAATTGGAGCCGGAATTATTTACACATTAGTCAATTATTATCAATTTAACGGCATCTATGAACTCTTTATAGATGCAGGTTTAAATAATTCTGAAGTTCTATCTATATTAAAATCAGGGAGCACCAATGATGCTCGAGTTATAGGGGCTATTTCGCAAGATCAATTTAATCAAATAACCTCTTTATACAATACTCCTGCAGTTGGAGCCTCTGGAGCTGTATATGGTGTTTTAGTAGCTTTTGGTCTTTATTTTAAAGATGCGAAATTAGCTTTGATATTTTTTCCTGTTCCTATTGCTGCAAAGTACTTTATACCGGTAATGATTTTGGGAGATTTATTCTTTGGAATGACTAAATACTCTATAGGTAACATTGCTCATTTTGCACACGTTGGTGGTGCTTTAATAGGTTTTATTATTGCTTGGTATTGGAAAAAAAATGAATTTAAAACATATTAA
- a CDS encoding FKBP-type peptidyl-prolyl cis-trans isomerase, giving the protein MKVVKSVLAVAVVASMVSCGNQVKEVKSLETEIDSVSYAIGLSMSGQLRSGFEEVNKDILTQAIRNGLDSTNLLIDVKDIQNVISPYFQKKQAEQMKEQQEKAAKEAEAKFGENKKAGIDFLAENKTKEGVITTDSGLQYIVLKEGNGDKPEGPTARVKVHYHGTNIEGNVFDSSVDRGTPAEFGLNQVIKGWTEGVQLMSVGSKYKFFIPQELAYGAQQKGAEIKPFSTLIFEVELLEINK; this is encoded by the coding sequence ATGAAAGTAGTAAAAAGTGTTTTAGCAGTAGCAGTTGTTGCATCTATGGTTTCTTGTGGTAACCAAGTAAAAGAAGTAAAATCTTTAGAAACAGAAATAGATTCTGTAAGTTATGCAATTGGTTTAAGTATGTCTGGTCAATTAAGATCTGGTTTCGAAGAAGTAAATAAAGATATTCTTACACAGGCTATTAGAAATGGTTTAGATTCTACTAATTTATTAATAGATGTTAAAGATATTCAGAATGTAATTAGCCCTTATTTTCAAAAGAAACAAGCAGAGCAAATGAAAGAGCAGCAAGAAAAAGCAGCTAAAGAAGCAGAAGCTAAGTTTGGTGAAAATAAAAAAGCAGGGATTGACTTTTTAGCAGAAAATAAAACTAAAGAAGGTGTAATTACTACAGATAGTGGTTTACAATACATCGTTTTAAAAGAAGGTAACGGAGATAAACCAGAAGGACCTACTGCAAGAGTTAAAGTTCACTATCATGGAACTAACATAGAAGGTAATGTTTTTGATAGCTCTGTAGATAGAGGTACGCCTGCAGAATTTGGATTAAACCAAGTAATTAAAGGTTGGACAGAAGGTGTACAGTTGATGAGTGTTGGTTCTAAATACAAATTTTTTATACCTCAAGAATTAGCTTACGGAGCACAACAAAAAGGTGCAGAAATTAAGCCATTTTCTACATTAATTTTTGAAGTAGAATTATTAGAAATTAATAAATAA
- a CDS encoding tetratricopeptide repeat protein, producing the protein MSPLIFKETMATYKKKYKAESKQVENQIDESEFETAGVLNTLDETASKSEQWIEKNNKPLFLALITVVVLFLAYLGYTKYIVEPNETEATNELAFPRKYFNEAAIAGSGVDSLLTLGLEGANGKYGFLDIADSFSGTDAGNLANYYAGVSYLQMKKYDKAIEYLSKFDSDDELLGPVSIGAIGDAFADINQPEDALDYYEKAANKKNNEFTTPLYLFKAGQIAMELKNFGKAETLFTEIKENYSKSDQGRDIEKYIAAAKYAN; encoded by the coding sequence TTGTCGCCACTAATTTTTAAGGAAACAATGGCAACTTACAAGAAAAAATATAAGGCAGAAAGTAAACAAGTAGAAAATCAAATTGATGAATCTGAATTCGAAACAGCTGGAGTATTAAATACTTTAGATGAAACGGCTTCTAAATCAGAACAATGGATTGAAAAAAACAATAAACCTTTGTTTTTAGCTTTAATTACAGTTGTTGTACTGTTTTTAGCTTATTTAGGCTACACTAAATATATCGTTGAACCAAATGAAACAGAAGCAACTAATGAGTTAGCTTTTCCTAGAAAATATTTTAATGAAGCAGCAATTGCAGGTTCTGGAGTAGATTCTTTATTAACTTTAGGTTTAGAAGGAGCAAATGGTAAATATGGTTTTTTAGACATCGCAGATTCTTTTAGCGGAACAGATGCTGGAAATTTAGCAAACTATTATGCAGGTGTTTCTTATTTACAAATGAAAAAATATGACAAAGCAATTGAGTATTTAAGTAAATTTGATTCTGATGATGAATTATTAGGACCTGTTTCTATTGGTGCTATTGGAGATGCATTTGCAGACATTAATCAACCAGAAGATGCTTTAGATTACTATGAAAAAGCAGCAAATAAAAAAAATAATGAATTTACTACGCCATTATACTTATTTAAAGCAGGTCAAATTGCTATGGAGTTAAAGAATTTTGGTAAAGCAGAAACTTTATTTACAGAAATTAAAGAAAACTATTCTAAATCTGACCAAGGTAGAGATATAGAAAAATATATAGCAGCAGCAAAATACGCTAACTAA
- a CDS encoding riboflavin synthase subunit beta, with protein sequence MGFLKRTNKKFDYQPRFYKGEGSPFKIEHKLDQFRTTTGKNKGIKGKFSDAFDDLKNSDKSVNKTLFIIIAILVLIFLYIIDFDLSIFNKN encoded by the coding sequence ATGGGATTTTTAAAACGTACTAATAAGAAATTTGATTACCAACCTCGCTTCTACAAAGGAGAAGGAAGTCCTTTTAAAATTGAACATAAATTAGACCAGTTTAGAACAACAACTGGTAAAAACAAAGGAATTAAAGGTAAATTTAGTGATGCTTTTGATGATTTAAAAAACTCAGACAAAAGCGTAAACAAAACACTTTTTATTATCATCGCAATTTTGGTGCTTATCTTTTTGTACATCATAGATTTCGATTTATCTATTTTCAATAAAAATTAA
- a CDS encoding rhomboid family intramembrane serine protease has translation MGFIDDIKDRYKSGNIVEKLIYINIAIFIFTLLTSVFQDLYKGEINWVVTWFSLDDNFTSLLTKPWTIITYGFLHADFLHILLNLITLYFVGNLFIEYFTQKQLLTFYLLGTILGGALFILSHNYFPLFQNQSSILVGASAGISAIFIGITTYIPNYQLKIRFIGFVKLWYLGAIWVGLDILALSGGNAGGHFAHLGGALFGFLYVNGAANKEIKIFDKLANLFSTKKKPLKTVYKSPKKTVKTNKDNSLNQQQIDAILDKISKSGYDTLTKEEKEFLFKQGR, from the coding sequence ATGGGGTTTATAGACGACATAAAAGACCGCTATAAAAGTGGAAATATTGTAGAAAAATTGATCTACATAAATATTGCCATCTTTATATTTACCTTATTAACATCTGTTTTTCAAGACTTGTATAAAGGAGAAATAAATTGGGTGGTAACATGGTTTTCTTTAGATGATAATTTTACATCTTTATTAACCAAACCTTGGACAATTATTACCTATGGTTTTTTACATGCAGACTTTCTACACATTCTTTTAAACCTAATAACCTTATATTTTGTAGGTAATTTATTTATAGAATATTTTACACAAAAACAATTATTAACGTTCTATTTATTAGGTACTATTTTGGGTGGAGCTTTGTTTATACTAAGCCATAATTACTTTCCATTATTTCAAAATCAATCCTCTATTTTGGTAGGTGCTTCCGCAGGTATTTCTGCCATTTTTATAGGTATTACCACGTACATACCAAACTATCAATTAAAAATACGTTTTATTGGCTTTGTTAAGCTATGGTATTTAGGAGCTATTTGGGTAGGTTTAGATATTTTAGCGCTATCTGGCGGAAATGCTGGTGGACATTTTGCACATTTAGGCGGCGCCTTATTTGGCTTTTTATATGTTAATGGGGCAGCCAATAAAGAAATAAAAATATTCGATAAATTAGCAAATCTATTTTCAACGAAAAAGAAACCATTAAAAACCGTTTACAAATCACCTAAAAAAACGGTTAAAACAAATAAAGATAATTCTTTAAATCAACAACAAATTGATGCTATTTTAGACAAGATTAGCAAATCTGGTTATGACACCTTAACTAAAGAAGAAAAAGAGTTTTTATTTAAACAAGGAAGATAA
- a CDS encoding GNAT family N-acetyltransferase, with translation MKLLRLKNTSDTYFKEAWRLYEDAFPIEERRFIEDQSLVLENEMYHFEVLIEKKQFMGFILWWDLDTCRYIDHFATATKHRNKGLGKLVLNIFIDKEDKPIILEVELPTCKLNERRIKFYEKVGFKLNLHSYKMPPLRKDQSALQLLLMTYPSSISKKDTDLFAQKYHPIIFKNNL, from the coding sequence ATGAAACTATTAAGGCTTAAAAACACTTCTGACACTTATTTTAAAGAAGCTTGGAGACTTTACGAAGACGCTTTCCCTATTGAAGAACGAAGGTTTATAGAAGATCAATCTTTGGTCTTAGAGAACGAGATGTATCATTTTGAAGTTTTAATTGAAAAAAAACAGTTTATGGGATTTATATTATGGTGGGATTTGGATACTTGTAGATATATAGATCATTTTGCGACAGCTACAAAACATAGAAATAAAGGCCTTGGAAAATTAGTTCTAAATATATTTATAGACAAAGAAGACAAACCAATAATACTAGAAGTAGAACTACCTACTTGCAAACTGAATGAACGTAGAATAAAATTTTATGAGAAAGTAGGTTTTAAATTAAATCTACATTCTTATAAAATGCCTCCTTTAAGAAAAGACCAATCTGCTTTACAACTATTATTAATGACATACCCGAGTAGCATATCTAAAAAAGATACTGACTTGTTTGCACAAAAATATCATCCTATCATATTTAAAAACAATTTATAA
- the ribH gene encoding 6,7-dimethyl-8-ribityllumazine synthase, giving the protein MATTNLSVYDKATIPNAKSFRFGIVVSEWNPEITGNLKKGAIETLIDCGATKENIISWDVPGSFELVYGCKKMIASQQVDAIIAIGNVIQGETKHFDFVCEGVTQGIVDLNVKYDVPVIFCVLTDNTKQQSLDRSGGKLGNKGTECAVAAIKMAALKNIDASSESIGY; this is encoded by the coding sequence ATGGCTACAACTAATTTATCAGTTTACGATAAAGCAACAATCCCAAATGCGAAATCTTTTCGATTTGGGATTGTTGTTTCTGAATGGAATCCTGAAATTACAGGAAATTTAAAAAAAGGAGCAATTGAAACTTTAATAGATTGCGGTGCAACAAAAGAAAACATTATTTCTTGGGATGTTCCTGGAAGTTTTGAGCTAGTTTATGGTTGCAAAAAAATGATAGCATCGCAACAAGTTGATGCCATTATTGCTATTGGAAATGTAATACAAGGAGAAACAAAGCATTTCGACTTTGTTTGTGAAGGTGTTACACAAGGTATTGTAGATTTAAATGTAAAATATGACGTACCTGTTATATTTTGCGTTTTAACAGACAATACAAAACAACAGTCTTTAGACAGATCTGGCGGTAAATTAGGTAACAAAGGAACCGAATGTGCTGTAGCAGCAATTAAAATGGCTGCTCTTAAAAATATTGATGCTTCTTCAGAAAGTATTGGTTATTAA